ACCAGCAGAAAGTGAAGACAGAGAAAAGCGGCGTTACCGGGTTCGTAAGATCTATTACAGGAAACATAAAAGGAATCATTCCTCTGAAGAACATGTTGGGGAAAAGTCTAATGAGTCAATGTCAGAAGAAAAAAGGAACCTACAGCAAGGGGAAGAGGAGGATCATtgggaaggaaaaaaatattcatctgAGCAAATCACCAAGCCAGACACGGAGAAAAGACATTATGATGAAAAGAGACACCACTCAGAAGAAAGTGAAGAGGAAAGACATAGTGATAAAAAAAAGTCCCATTTTGAAGACGGTGAGGAAGAAGGAAACGAGGAACACACCGATGAGAAGAGACAAGAAGAAAGTGAAAAACACCAtagcgaagaagaaagaaacgGCAACCATGAACGTGACAAGTTGGGTCATTACACTGGTGGGGAAGAAAATGAGGAAGAACAAGATCAGCAGCACGAACAGAAAAGGCATGAAGCTGATGTTAGTGATGAGCAGGAAGAACAACATAATCATGATGAAAAAAAGAGACAGCATTCTGAAGAAAGTGAGGCAGAGGAAGAAAGGCAGCCTCATCAAGATAACTTAAAGAAAAGCGAGGACATGGCAGGAGATAAGCAATATTCCGAGGCAAAACGGGATGACTCAAAAGAAAGTGAAGAGGAGATCAAAAAAAGGCATCATCTCAGTGATGAAGACAAAGCAGGAGAAGAGGAAAAACAACGTAAAAAACGTAGCAGTTTAGAAGATCACGAAGAAGACGGAACACAACAGCATTACTCTAAAAAGAAAAGCCATCCTTTAGAAGACaaggaagaagaaacaaagaGACAACACCATGAAGTCAAACGCCACCACTCAGAAGGGAGTGATGAAGAGGAACAAAGACATCATAGTTATGTAAAACGACACCACTCTGAGGAaagacaggaggaggaggaggaagaagagagtgaagaaaaagaagaaaaacagcaatatGAGAAAGAAAAGCATTACCATTCTGAGGAAAgtcaggaagaggaggaggagggcaaGGAAAAGAAGCACCATGAAGACAAGCGCCACCACTCAGAAGAAAGTGAGGAAGTGGAACAAAAGAGACATCACCATGAAGCTAAGCGCCACCACTTAGAAGAAAGTGAGGAAGACAATGAAAAGGATCATAGCAAAGCTAAGCATCACCACTCACAAGAAAGTGAAGAAGAACAGGCAAAATTTAAGCGACATCACCCAGAAGAAAGCGAGGAAGAGAGACCTCATCACGAAGCCAAGCGCCAGCACCCAGAAGAAagcgaggaagaggaggaagagagaCCTCACCATGAAGCCAAGCGGCACCACTCAGAAGAaagtgaagaggaggaggaaaagaGACATCACCTTGAAGCCAAACGCCATCATGCAGGAGAAaatgaggaagaagaggaagacagaCATCATCATGAAGCCAAGCGCCACCACGCAGAAGAAAGCGAGGAAGAGGTGGGAAAGAGACATCACCATGAATCCAAACGGCATCACTCAGGAGAAAGTGAGGAAGATGAGGAAAAGAGACATCATCATGAAGCCAAGCGCCACCACTCAGAAGAAAGTGAGGAAGAGGTGGAAAAGAGACATCACCATGAAGCCAAACGGCATCACTCAGGAGAAAGTGAGGAAGATGAGGAAAAGAGACATCATCATGAAGCCAAGCACCACCACTCAGAAGAaagtgaggaagaggaggaaaagAGACATCACCATGAAGCCAAACGGCATCACTCAGGAGAaagtgaggaagaggaggaaaagAGACATCACCATGAAGCCAAGCGCCACCACTCAGGAGAaagtgaggaagaggaggaaaagAGACATCACCATGAAGCCAAGCGTCACCACTCGGAAGAAAGCAAGGAAGAGTTGGAAAAGAGACATCACCATGAAGCCAAACGGCATCACTCAGGAGAAAGTGAGGAAGAGGAGACAAAAAGACATCACAATGAAGCAAAGCGCCATTACTCAGAGGAAAGTGTTGAGCCAGACAGAGAGGAAGAAGAGGACAAGAGACATCATAATGAGGCCAAGCGTCACCACTCAGAAGAAAGTGAGGAAGAGGAAAGACACTTCTCTATTGAAGAGAAGCACCATCACTCAGAAGAAAGTGAAGAACCACCAGAAAAAAGGCACCTGATAGAAGATAAAAGGCACATTTCAATGGACAACAGCAATGAGGATTTTAGGAAGAGGCATCTTCCTtggaaaaatgtacagtacagtgagGAAGCAAACAATTACCAGAGTGAAGATGAACAAGACAGGGAAGATGATGAAAATGCCTTCCATGATGTAGAAACCTCAAATCCCAATCAATGGACCTATAAGGAGAAATCTACCAATAGGCAACATCCACAACATCCATATTTGAGGCAGCTATGGTGGCCTAAAAGTTACAATGTTCAAAATAACCTAAGAGCAAGTAACCTTGGACGTGAAGAAAATAGACGACTAGATGCCAAGCGCCAGTATGGAGACCTTGAAGAAGAAGACTGGTGGGACAAGAGGCATGACAGTATGCCATACTGGGAACAGGAGGAGAAAAGGAATTACCTCTCTGCGCATAGTTTCCCAGAGAAGAGGCAATATGGCAGTaacaggatggatgagcttgcaAAGCTGTTAAATTATAAAAAGTCTGTTCCATTCCCGGACACCGAGTCAGAAGAGAAGCAAAGTCACCATGAGTTAAGaggggaattgaagagtctccaTCAGAAACCTTTAACACAAGAAGAGGTGAGATgatgttttgttttaaactgcATTCATTTAAAACTGAGATTTGAGAGAGTCCACACAACAGTTTTCTAGAAGTCAggagaaatgaaagagaaaagggAGAAGGCCAATTGCTCCACGTGGATGGAATGACCAAACTCATTTTTTTAGTAAAAATCCAGCCATTCAGCTGTGCATAACTAGATTTTATGCAAGATTTTCCATAACTACATAGATGGAAGTCACATCTGTGTTTTAGCAAAGGTTATAGTTTCATGTGGGTCTGTGTTAGACCTCCAGTATCACACACTCTTTTAAATCTACAtcatcacacaagacagaacaGTAAGGCAGGAcagaaaatgacacttttattaTGAACTTAACTAATTGTAtccaaaatgtaaataattgaGTAAAAGAAGCATAACCAAAATACCTTCAACCACCTAAGCAGCAGTTCGTCCCGCGTCCATGTCCTTGCTATCAAGTGGTTCTCTCCCTTATTGTGTTGATTTGTCTCTGGTCCAGCTTGGTCTAGGCTACTGCATGGCTTTTGTATGGTGAGAGAAAATGGCCTTACCTACTCAGGATGGAAAACAGCAGGGAGTAGCAGGCATTTGTTGGCCTCAACTATCTAGTCCTTCACACCTCTTGGAGTAGTGGGTGTGACGTTCTCCAAGGACTATGCGCAGGCAGCACTGACCAGTCAACAGTCAGTTCCATCTTGTTCTGGGGAGCATTTCCTGAGAGACTTAAAATACTCCGTAATCAATAATTAACAGAGAAATACTGGCTGCCCAGGGGTGAAATAATAACCCTCCTTGGTCTGGTGCAAGAAGAGCTGGAAACAACAACAAACTGGAATTTTGCCCCAATGTGCAGCTTATGACACCTCTCTGTTTCTGTGCCATCAGTGGATTCTTGCAGACTGCCAGAGCACTTTCAGTAAATTATGGATACCTCTGGTATAGACTTCTCTTATTAGTCATTCACAAAGATTGATGGTTTCCAGCGAATGTACCCCTGACTTTCAGCTAGATGCTAAACACCTGCATGCAAAAGTCTTATCTTGATCAGTCATAAATGTCCCCGAGCAAGGTCATGCCAATACTGCTTCcctgcattttaaaatgacttattGTCAGACATTAAAGAATTACAcccaaaaaattatatattttttaaatgttaccccATATAGTTCGTAGCTGCagccgaaaaaaaaaaaattaatcttatgCTTTCTTggagaaattaaatattgaatactCCAACACAATGTTGCTCTGTGATGATCAATTGTGGACAACcataaaacaatttgaacaatgaaaagtcaCATAACTTAGTCAAACTGTGCAAAATGTGTGCaccttttgctaaaatattttcagttactTCTGGAAAACCATGTACTGAATGTCTCAtttgaattaaaagatttgccTTTCCACCTCATCCATTGGTCATGAAtcctgtctttaattcaaaagcacTGAACTGTGGGAGTGACATTCAATGCAAAGATTTCAGGAATATGttagcaaaaaatgcacacattttgcacAGATTGGCCATACGAATGGATatcagacatgtggattatgcgaagAGTTATGAGAGAGTTAACTTTTTTTCACTCATGGACATTTCTCACATTTGTCCACCATTTTCCAGAATTGGATACTGCAGGGCACTGAAactacaagggtaaatcaaaaaactaaatgcaaatcaaaaatgacaatgtAACTAACTTATACAAGATGACGCAATGCAACACATTCACAATGACTTctgggtagtttgaacatgcacagtacagcgctctgctgttagtctaaagtatctatctatctatctagttgaaaCCAAGGTCAGATGAACATGGACGCTTCACTGTAGGATTGCAATATTGTTGAACAACACTCCTTAGTGAGATTTCTTTAGATAGAGAGAATGAAACAATGATGTACTCCCACAGctgagcatccatgttcatttgaccttggcttcaagtaGACTAAGGGCTGAGCACTAcatgtgtttgaactacccataagccactgtgAATGTGTTGTACTGTGTCAGCTTCTGTTTATTGTAGTTACCGTGTAATTTTCCAAATTGCATTTTGATTCACCCTTGCACATGgggtatgattaaaaaaaaaaaattggggggtTTAGTACTCCTTTAACTTCCTTATTAGGTTAATTGTTTAATATGTTTAGAAACAAACATttataacaattaaaagaaaaaggaaaaaaaaggacacCTATATGCTATATATTACCATTACTTCCTGGAATTTTGTGTTTCGCACCCTGTCCCTGTTTCTTGTTTTTGGTAAAATGTTCCACTTCAGTTTTATTCATGTTAATTACTGTTAACGGGCTtcttttagtttatttaattatctCTAGCTGTAAAAACAGTACTAAAAGTGTTGGTCCCGAACGTCACTGGATAAACGTGTCTCGCGAAAACAATACACCCAAGGATTGTCTGGGCTGTAAAAGTGGCAACAGCATTAGTGCTGATCGTTGCTTGGGAAACTATATAGGCGACAGGCCAGAGTGTTAACCAGGCAATGGTGCAGACACGTTTTGACCTATTATCATAATGGCATCTAGAGGTGGGCGGTAcgaccaaaattctgtatcacggtatttttctaaattctgccggtttcacggtattagacggtatttttttccccatgcatgagtggatgttaaccacattttccactgcaattactgcagtagactgcctaagaataacctattagactgttatgagaattgtacattgtacaaaaagacattttaatgtgcacacaagtattaatccaggtttgcatggccccataaagtgacagttttcaaggggatggcactaaagagaaggaatcacattgcatgacagatgcagtcaaaatatagaacctttaacactagaattaccagggcctacgaaaaaactcgtatatccggcccaccttaaatcgcttcttaaatccgttcacacctctccgccagcatcctttgtcctctaaatgtgctgataaaagacaagctgccagcagccggctattccatccccccaccgacttagaacgtgagcgaacttttcccagctcacgccttgattgtttacctgggagtgaagtggagttttacagtggaaatgatagatcgttatttggaagacacgcatgaaatgcgtgttccgtttctaaagtaatctgtgtaaacacattgttaaaacagaaactttttcatattttagtaataaatgttacaaaatgtagtaggcataaactatagaatatgtaaagcccgagttccaaagatcaaataaacactttcacaaaagcttcaagaatgagttaacagcttctgtggcgtagtgggctaagatttgcctcttagcacagagcagcttttccttgcctcacagacctgagttcgattccccgctggggatgaagtgttgcttttttttcttttcttttacacctcaaacggacataaaatttatacattggtatgcactgtcagttactgagatcgttatattttcatgtgggatgctccttttaaaatatttttttaataattgagactgcaattaacaggaacaactgtccttataatttatttttaagatccataacacacagacagacagagcactgcgtaatagagagacagacaggcagagaagtcactagatatataaataaacagggaagccacgtgtactgaaagaaaaaaagaacaacatgtgcgttgtccctgactctctaagtaagatcgggggaggggtgatgttagagcgcctgcgcttattcagtacagctgggacaacgcacatgttgttctttttttctttcagtacacgtggcttccctgtttatttatatatctagtgacttctctgcctgtctgtctctctattacgcagtgctctgtctgtctgtgtgttatggatcttaaaaataagttataaggacagttgttcctgttaattgcagtctcaattgttaaaaaaatattttaaaaggagcatcccacatgaaaataacgatctcagtaactgacagtgcataccaatgtataaattttatgtccgtttgaggtttaaaagaaaagaaaaaaaagcaacacttcatccccagcggggaatcgaactcaggtctgtgaggcaaggaaaagctgctctgcgctaagaggcaaatcttaacacgctacgccacagaagctgttgaatctttcttgaagcttttgtgaaagtgtttatttgatctttggaactcgggctttaaatattctatagtttatgcctactacattttgtaacatttattactaaaatatgaaaaagtttctgttttaacaatgtgtttacacagattactttagaataatgacctcttatttccactgtaaaactccacttcactcccacataatcaatcaaggcgtgagctgggaaaacttcgctcacgttctaagtcggtggggggatggaatagccggctgccggcagcttgtcttttatcagcacatttagaggacaaaggatgctggcggagaggtgtgaacggatttaagaagcgatttaaggtgggccggatatacgagttttttcgtaggctctggtaattctagtgttaattgaacaaattttgcaaaagcttaaactatgattttgacaacatattttcaaccatccaaagaggcatttagacttagtaaaatatccagaggtgtttgtcaaaagttggattgcactgaataagtcttagaaaaggaataaatagtaaatattttttgtaaaccaactacacttcctgttaatgttaacaatctctgtccactgacacgttaaagtgactttttaaacaattttaccatcattaaactgcataatatttaaattaataaataataacaataaaatacataatagtattactgatagttgcactgttacttcaaggcttcaagcccaggtgcattacacagtattcaccaaattaaaataaaataaaacaagtgcaacttggtgatgacatcttaccaactgtaccatcatttaggcaaactgcattaatacggaccttgcttcaagctaagtatatacataaataataaaaactgcaacttgcatttataatgctgttgtggtatagccctatggaagcgcattagggccactgtgaagaaaaaaaaaaatatggacatggaagaaaaaaacaaactatatttcgagaataaattcgacatgttgactatgtcaagatgaaagtcgacatttccactttactcatggtttattttataattaaagtagaatgttgtaaactaaacttcatcctaaaatcaatgtttaatttactagattttctcaaaccctgtcacaagttaatgcagcacatcaaatactttgtgttaagtgttccccgacccagtcgttaatcactacgtttcttaaactgacttcctccgcactaagagcaggcgcctgcagcaatcaccgcacagaatccattcacttcatgatattcctactctctaccaaaaccccagctcctatctttcctttttctttctccacattaccaatcaccacgcgataaacgtctttgtgaaattaaaactagttattaacttagccgacggagtgttcagaactttaaaaatatcttcgttatacatgtttaattatgccatccattcagagttgtgcccatctctgaatgagtcgatagcacatcgcagaatgaatacaagcaaaacatacactagcaagtacaaaaacaagtgcaacttggcttgcagtattatccagtagtatagaaacagtatttacacatctgaccttttaaaactaaagtatctccaggcgacggacgtgactcctttttttcggcaaaagttcttctgttcatcatgttcaactttacttttagttcagtttcggaatgctctctgtccattttcaccgcgcggcatataCCTATACTACCGCCCACtgtttggtggtgtagcagtgaaaaagagccctagtgcaacaaatctgtgtttagaagtgtagcagtgaaaaaggtccccacttgaacagtttcccgctgcgccacgttccgaatgtcgtttaggcaatttaaaccggcgTTGcgatataagaaaaatccatatcataaaaaaaataaacggttttcggtatgaaccggtataccgcccagcactaatggcatcttttaaaaaatgcttttcagCAACCTaggtgttgcacgctcttgaAAGTGATACaagcagggatgatgaagtgaatctgtcttcaggcggTGAAACTGAAACGCACcgtgaaatcaaaagtgattctgatgaatatGAAGGTGGCACTTGTGTCAactgcacatgtgcagtgtgctattCAAAAGAtaatcagtctggaaagaaaatccgcaAGAAATCACGCTACTATTGTCCCAAGTGTGACGCCGGATTGTGCATTTCACATTTTGCTTCAACATATACCAAatacattttgacagtatatatggtattaccaatatgtttttattacttttaccATAATTATACTTTCTACACCTCTGACTTTATACTTAGTGTTTTacacgttttacagtagaaagatgagattctTATAAATATGTCGTAATTTttgaagccaaaaaatgcaacgctttttacgtttttatttcaagaaaacaaTGTAACACTAATGAGGCTACAGTATGTcctttctgtttcttgttaattgttttactgttttgcgAGAACCCAAGTTAAGGTTAAAGGCACCTGGGTGTTCCGAATTGTACTCAAAGCAAGATGGACAAACTGAGCtctaataaactaaataaatagcTTATTGTGTAAACTAATCACTACAATATCTAAATGAGACACCACACTACTCAGCCCCAAAAGGAGTCTGAATAAAATTTGTTTGGACTCTGACAAAACAAACCACATAAATCACCACTGTTTAGATCACCACCACTAATTGGGAAAGAGAATTACTAACAGAAGTAAATTATAGGTGTACAGGGTTATTACTGTTACATATAcaggagtacagtgaaattcttacttacatatgctaatcaacatgctaCAAATAATTATGATTAGTGAACAGGATcaccttacctcaaaactgttTTTCTGACACAGAAGATCCTAGAAAAGTCAATACTGTTAGGATAATAATTAATGCACATATTAAACTGAGAaaagacacaaatatatatttttttccccagaaaatCTTCAGACCTgttctctttgacattttgttttgataCTTTGTGCTAAAATCGCttaattgccccccccccccccaaaaaaaaaacacccccccccccctcaattccccagaatgtcaaagtaaaaacaagattttaggaaattctgaaaaatatgattaaaaaaaactgaaatatccctcAAGTATTCAGATACTTTCCTATGACACTTGAAAATGGGCTCAGATGCCTTCCATTTTTTTTGATCATTACAGAGatttttggagtccacctgtggtcaagatacatacacacactataataatattatatattatatatatatatatatatatatatatatatatatatatatatatatattagtcccACATGTGTGCAAAGGCCAAGCAATGAGGCTGAAGCAACTGTCTTTTTTGAGTTTACAggcaggattgtgtcgaggcacgGATTATCTAGGGgaggctatacaaaaaaaaaaattaaaatcctgcagcactgaatgttcCCAAGAGCACAACTGCGTTTATAATTCTTAGATCTAAGAAGTTGTAAACTAGCTGGCCACCagtctaaactgagcaatcatgggagaaggaCCATGGTAAGAGAGGTTACCAAGAACCTGATGATTACTCTGGCTGAGCTCTGGAGAACCTGCGTGGTGaggagagaaacttccagaaaaacaaccaccactgcaacccTCCACTAATCCGTGCTTTATGGCAGAGAGGCCAGGTGACACATGAaaacccacttggagtttgcaaaaaggcacctagaGGACTCTCAAACTgtgacaaacaacaacaacatttatttctatagcacattttcatacaaataatgtagctcaaagtgctttacatgatgaagagaaaaaaaaaagacaaagtaagaattaaaataagacaacactaattgacatagaataagagtaaggcccgatggccagggaggaaagaaaaaacaaaaataaactccagacggcaggagaaaaaaaaaaaaaaatctgcaggggttccagaccatgagaccgcccagccccttcATGTTACAAacaagattctgtggtctgatgaaactgAGACTGAACCCTTTAGCCTCCATACTAAGCATCACATCTGGAATAAAACCagacaccactcatcacctgtgcaatacaaCTCTTATCAGTAAAGCATGCTCGTGAATAcattatgctgtggggttgtttttcagtggtgtGAATTGGGACACTAGTCAGGGTTGAAATTGGAATGGAATAAAGTACaaagatatctttaatgaaaacctgctcagaaCCAAAGACTGTGCTCAAAGGTTCTCCTTCCGACAGTACAAGGactctaaacacaaagcaaaggcaGTAGAAGAGTATCTTAGGGACAACTTTGAACCACCCTGTGCGGTACACAAACAGGGGTTAGATAGTACAACATTTTAGGGGGTCTTGActtaaaagtttgggaacccctattCTAAAAGTATTCCATTATTGATGAACAAGAAGGTCGAAATTTATGATAGctgcttttgatttaaaactcTCTTAGACAGTCCAAAGGATAAAACCATCAATACTTACAAACTTTGTACAGGccaatttaaatatcattaaagtcCTTGGTTTTTATCACTTAAGAGCCAAGCATATATGGATGTCACGGTTACAAACTATAACATCAGGCTGCAAAATCTGTGAGAGACTAGAATCCAAGAATGTACAACTCAAATTGCGTCCATGAATAAAACCAAATCTAAAAAGCATTAACTACTGCTATTTATTGCACAAAAAGATCACATCAGACTGCAGTGCTCCAAGAATAATTGAGGATACAGGGATGTGAGATGTCATTCAGTGAGGTCCGACAGTTCTTACAATAGCCCTAATATCTGTACCTGGACACATTTACAATGGTACGGACTTCTTTGTGCCCTTTGACAGGATTAATATTCAAGGATGGGTATATTTATAATTCTTGAAACcaacaaaaatgttacaaagaCAGCACTGCCATTATGTATTTGAGATTAATGCACAAGGTCACAACAAGCTACTGCCTCTCTCTCA
The sequence above is drawn from the Erpetoichthys calabaricus chromosome 15, fErpCal1.3, whole genome shotgun sequence genome and encodes:
- the LOC114666059 gene encoding glutamic acid-rich protein isoform X13, producing the protein MKLLPCLLAVSCTLGVISALPISTEEREQNAVKECIVEVLSNALGKANAPPVDPSCKDILQKSPKHETTEKIDEEPLKSDEGNKEEQVEDIKRHQEEVNKNESEEARRQQKEYDKRHYKEKDERNHKEETGEESSSAEERRHHEKETKRHPLSREDDLKQDQPEEKRDESYENSQDVTDGIYAGHYKRSESYDNSQDVTDGIYTSHYKRGESYDNSQDVTDGIYTNHYKRGEEDSGEEQGLETQQHPRSSNEPAESEDREKRRYRVRKIYYRKHKRNHSSEEHVGEKSNESMSEEKRNLQQGEEEDHWEGKKYSSEQITKPDTEKRHYDEKRHHSEESEEERHSDKKKSHFEDGEEEGNEEHTDEKRQEESEKHHSEEERNGNHERDKLGHYTGGEENEEEQDQQHEQKRHEADVSDEQEEQHNHDEKKRQHSEESEAEEERQPHQDNLKKSEDMAGDKQYSEAKRDDSKESEEEIKKRHHLSDEDKAGEEEKQRKKRSSLEDHEEDGTQQHYSKKKSHPLEDKEEETKRQHHEVKRHHSEGSDEEEQRHHSYVKRHHSEERQEEEEEEESEEKEEKQQYEKEKHYHSEESQEEEEEGKEKKHHEDKRHHSEESEEVEQKRHHHEAKRHHLEESEEDNEKDHSKAKHHHSQESEEEQAKFKRHHPEESEEERPHHEAKRQHPEESEEEEEERPHHEAKRHHSEESEEEEEKRHHLEAKRHHSGESEEDEEKRHHHEAKRHHSEESEEERHHHEAKHHHSEESEEEEEKRHHHEAKRHHSGESEEEEEKRHHHEAKRHHSGEKLEKRHHHEAKRHHSGESEEEETKRHHNEAKRHYSEESVEPDREEEEDKRHHNEAKRHHSEESEEEERHFSIEEKHHHSEESEEPPEKRHLIEDKRHISMDNSNEDFRKRHLPWKNVQYSEEANNYQSEDEQDREDDENAFHDVETSNPNQWTYKEKSTNRQHPQHPYLRQLWWPKSYNVQNNLRASNLGREENRRLDAKRQYGDLEEEDWWDKRHDSMPYWEQEEKRNYLSAHSFPEKRQYGSNRMDELAKLLNYKKSVPFPDTESEEKQSHHELRGELKSLHQKPLTQEEENELDNLSAMDLELQKIAEKLHGNHRG
- the LOC114666059 gene encoding trichohyalin isoform X26, whose protein sequence is MKLLPCLLAVSCTLGVISALPISTEEREQNAVKECIVEVLSNALGKANAPPVDPSCKDILQKSPKHETTEKIDEEPLKSDEGNKEEQVEDIKRHQEEVNKNESEEARRQQKEYDKRHYKEKDERNHKEETGEESSSAEERRHHEKETKRHPLSREDDLKQDQPEEKRDESYENSQDVTDGIYAGHYKRSESYDNSQDVTDGIYTSHYKRGESYDNSQDVTDGIYTNHYKRGEEDSGEEQGLETQQHPRSSNEPAESEDREKRRYRVRKIYYRKHKRNHSSEEHVGEKSNESMSEEKRNLQQGEEEDHWEGKKYSSEQITKPDTEKRHYDEKRHHSEESEEERHSDKKKSHFEDGEEEGNEEHTDEKRQEESEKHHSEEERNGNHERDKLGHYTGGEENEEEQDQQHEQKRHEADVSDEQEEQHNHDEKKRQHSEESEAEEERQPHQDNLKKSEDMAGDKQYSEAKRDDSKESEEEIKKRHHLSDEDKAGEEEKQRKKRSSLEDHEEDGTQQHYSKKKSHPLEDKEEETKRQHHEVKRHHSEGSDEEEQRHHSYVKRHHSEERQEEEEEEESEEKEEKQQYEKEKHYHSEESQEEEEEGKEKKHHEDKRHHSEESEEVEQKRHHHEAKRHHLEESEEDNEKDHSKAKHHHSQESEEEQAKFKRHHPEESEEERPHHEAKRQHPEESEEEEEERPHHEAKRHHSEESEEEEEKRHHLEAKRHHSGESEEDEEKRHHHEAKRHHSEESEEEEEKRHHHEAKRHHSGEKLEKRHHHEAKRHHSGESEEEETKRHHNEAKRHYSEESVEPDREEEEDKRHHNEAKRHHSEESEEEERHFSIEEKHHHSEESEEPPEKRHLIEDKRHISMDNSNEDFRKRHLPWKNVQYSEEANNYQSEDEQDREDDENAFHDVETSNPNQWTYKEKSTNRQHPQHPYLRQLWWPKSYNVQNNLRASNLGREENRRLDAKRQYGDLEEEDWWDKRHDSMPYWEQEEKRNYLSAHSFPEKRQYGSNRMDELAKLLNYKKSVPFPDTESEEKQSHHELRGELKSLHQKPLTQEEENELDNLSAMDLELQKIAEKLHGNHRG
- the LOC114666059 gene encoding trichohyalin isoform X25, with the translated sequence MKLLPCLLAVSCTLGVISALPISTEEREQNAVKECIVEVLSNALGKANAPPVDPSCKDILQKSPKHETTEKIDEEPLKSDEGNKEEQVEDIKRHQEEVNKNESEEARRQQKEYDKRHYKEKDERNHKEETGEESSSAEERRHHEKETKRHPLSREDDLKQDQPEEKRDESYENSQDVTDGIYAGHYKRSESYDNSQDVTDGIYTSHYKRGESYDNSQDVTDGIYTNHYKRGEEDSGEEQGLETQQHPRSSNEPAESEDREKRRYRVRKIYYRKHKRNHSSEEHVGEKSNESMSEEKRNLQQGEEEDHWEGKKYSSEQITKPDTEKRHYDEKRHHSEESEEERHSDKKKSHFEDGEEEGNEEHTDEKRQEESEKHHSEEERNGNHERDKLGHYTGGEENEEEQDQQHEQKRHEADVSDEQEEQHNHDEKKRQHSEESEAEEERQPHQDNLKKSEDMAGDKQYSEAKRDDSKESEEEIKKRHHLSDEDKAGEEEKQRKKRSSLEDHEEDGTQQHYSKKKSHPLEDKEEETKRQHHEVKRHHSEGSDEEEQRHHSYVKRHHSEERQEEEEEEESEEKEEKQQYEKEKHYHSEESQEEEEEGKEKKHHEDKRHHSEESEEVEQKRHHHEAKRHHLEESEEDNEKDHSKAKHHHSQESEEEQAKFKRHHPEESEEERPHHEAKRQHPEESEEEEEERPHHEAKRHHSEESEEEEEKRHHLEAKRHHSGESEEDEEKRHHHEAKRHHSEESEEEEKRHHHEAKRHHSEESKEELEKRHHHEAKRHHSGESEEEETKRHHNEAKRHYSEESVEPDREEEEDKRHHNEAKRHHSEESEEEERHFSIEEKHHHSEESEEPPEKRHLIEDKRHISMDNSNEDFRKRHLPWKNVQYSEEANNYQSEDEQDREDDENAFHDVETSNPNQWTYKEKSTNRQHPQHPYLRQLWWPKSYNVQNNLRASNLGREENRRLDAKRQYGDLEEEDWWDKRHDSMPYWEQEEKRNYLSAHSFPEKRQYGSNRMDELAKLLNYKKSVPFPDTESEEKQSHHELRGELKSLHQKPLTQEEENELDNLSAMDLELQKIAEKLHGNHRG